In Bos indicus isolate NIAB-ARS_2022 breed Sahiwal x Tharparkar chromosome 10, NIAB-ARS_B.indTharparkar_mat_pri_1.0, whole genome shotgun sequence, the DNA window ataaaaagctcaatTTCTCTGTGGTATTAGCCATATTTCAAGTTCTCAGAAGCCACATGTGACAAGAGGCTACCACACTGGACAGCACAGGTACAGAACATTTCCTTCATCCAGAGAAggctctgctactgctgctgctaagtcgatttagtcatgtccaactctgtgcgaccccatagacggcagcccaccaggctcccccgtccctgggattctccaggcaagaacactggagtgggttgccattgccttctccaatgcatgaaagtgaaaagtgaaagtgaagtcactgtcatgtccgatGAATCAAAACATTAATTTCTTCTCTTCAATACAAAGCAAGActtaaaagaaacaagaaaaacatatgGAGGTCAATACTTACACATGGGGAATGCCTTCCTAAGCGTGAAGCCAAACACTGAAGCCATAAAGAGAAAGATTGGATAGACtaaccatacacacacaaaattaaactgtgtataaaaaaaaacaaaaaaatattactaaCATTAATATGGGAGAAATACTTATAGTCCAAAATGGCAAAAATACTTaaatacaaaaagataaatatctcCATAGAATATTGGGCAAAAGCTACAGTAGACAGTTTATATCCTTATGAAAAGTTAGTCTCactagtaaataaaaagaaatgtagttAAAACAATGTAACTTTTGCCAATAAATTTGGCAAATAGATAGAAGAATATTAACACTCAGTGTATATTGAAGAAAATTGGTACACCCTTTCAGGAGGACAATTTACTACTCATCTACTAACACCTAGAGGGAAGAGCAGCTCTCCTACTAGTTTTATGGCGAACAGACCTCCATCAGCACAGGGCTACCTCGGCATGAGATCCAGGAAAGAGAAGCCTTTTAAGAGATCCCTCCTGAGTGAATGCTCAAGCTAATGCTCAAGAAATGTCTAATTCCCCTCCTTTGAAAAGTTCTATCCatgtatctgcctgcaatgaggaaaatACACAAGAACTACTTCCCCAGATTTATAACAGGCTTTACTactatagcttttctttttttcattttaaatataccttAGAAACAAGTTGTAATAGCCTAGTGAAGCCCCCTTCACTATGGGAGACTGTAAAGTGGGATATGTCAGTATTACGAGGCTGAATGTTTTTAACCCCTAACTTCTCATTTCATGAATTTAACTCTTCAGCAAAGTATTTTGCATCTACTATGTGTTTTAGAATATTAATGCCATCCTTCCTTGTTTCACATACTGAAttgtttgtctggttttggagGAGGGTGGCTCCTCTTACCTTTTGGCTCCTGTGCAGACCATTTTCCCAGAGCTAAATATGAGGGCTGTAGTCCTGGGCTCTCGGATCCTCATTATGACAGCGGCAAATCTCTAAAGACAGAAGCCAAAAGAACAATTAACCTTCACTAGGGGTTAACacctgctgaagctgaaactccaatactttggccacctgatgcaaagaactgactcattggaaaaaactctgatactgggaaagattgaagagaggaggagaaggggtgacagagaatgagatggttggaaggcatcactgactcgacggacatgagtttgaataagctctgggagctggtgatggacagggaagcctggcatgctgcaatccatggggttgcaaagagtcagacatgactgagcaactgaactgaactgaagggttagCACTATTCCAGTTGCAAGGGTGAGCTAGACATGAAAAGGGTTAAATAAATCGAAATTTAGTGGGAAACTAAAAAATGTCTGGGTCTATTCTCCTACCTTAAGGTTAACAAAATGATTGTGATTCTAAAATGTACATGATTCTAAAAGGTAAGCAGAATAATAGTAAAGCTAAAATTTGAGTATCTGTTAATGTTTCAGACCCTATGCTAAAAGCTTAACAGGTCTTATTGCATTTGAAGTGCCGACAGTAAAAAGAACCCCAAGTCAGAGCTACACACAACTGATCAAGGCCTATTAATGTTTTCCAGATGTTTACTAAAAAGGTGGCACTCTCACCTGATATTCCTTTTGTTAAATTCTTAAGACATCTGAAATGCCAAACCAGAATTTTTCCAGCTGTCAAGTCTAAGTATGGACAAATCCTATGCACCAAATTGAGAGGAGAGCTGAGGACGGTAGAGAATAAAATAGGCTCAAGATGTTGATTGCTCACTTGTGTAGTCAATCATAGCTACATCCTTAAAAATCCTGGCCCGTCACTGGGCTTCTGTCCTCATCATAGCTAGCAACACAAAAGATAAACAGGCAAGCTTTGTTTCACTAGGTAATATTCAGGTAATATTTAAATTCGGATGTCAACAGCACCACTACCacaacaggaaaaacaaagacTTTATCCATAAATAGTTGATGTTGGCAAGGTCCTCTGGGTTCTGACTAATATGGCCTTTCTCATCTAACTCCTTAAATCTCCACTACCCAAGACAGTGAACTTTTCCCCAGTAGGCACCAGGCCTTACTCGTCTTTGTACTAAGTAATTTAACTAATCATTAAATGTTGATTGAATGAACAAATCCTAGGTAAACAGACCACTGAAAATGGGATACCTGGCCTTGGAAAGACACaaaaaagaatagattttatTAAACTTTGATTTTAATAGATAAGAtagaatttaataaaatagattttattgaAGCTGGAATCATACACTTCAGTTTTGCACTTTATACaattgagatttcccaggtaagagaaactataagtgaaaaaatacatgtgtcagctaaatgggaaaacaattagaaaaaattatttccatgagTATGATGACATTGTAAGAAAGTTAGCATTTCCATAATCAGGCTGAAAATAGCCACACTGAAAGGTTTTTCTGATTAACAAGAGAAACATCTTAATGTTTAGAACTGCTTAATAAGTATtcaacacagaaaatgaaattatttttataagttcAAAACAGAGAATGAGGCAATTAAACTTTCAAATTGCCAGAAGTCTTCCaccaaacattttttctttttaaaaaatattaacaaaggaATGAGTCAATATCACGATCCTATGAAGGAAAGAACATCTAAATAGAACCTAATTATTGAAAAAATTACTGAGAAATCTTACCTTTGGGTTATATTCTGCGTTTTTTGCATGCAAAGCTATTTTCTTCAGATCCAATTTACAGGCCAGGTTTACAGTGGAAACTATGTTCCTAAAGAAATAAGTCAACCTAAGTTATAccagatttaaaaagtaaaaaataattaaaacatatttacttcttcattttataGGTTTAGGTGCCTTCCTAGGGGGAGAATTATTCTAAATGTGAAATATATAGTTACACAGTCCTTAGTATAttgtaaaactcctaaaggaCTAAAATagctttttctaaaatttcatgACTAAAATTAAGTTTTAGATCTTTTTCAAAATGCCTCAAAATAGAAAGCACAACATCAAATCAACTTGCAAATCAAattcagttttacattttttttatccTTTGTGTTATTCCAACTCCAACCACAATTTATAACAACTAAAGTGCTTTAGTGTaaacaatcagagaaggcaatggcacaccagcactcttgcctggaaaatcccatggatggaggagcctggtgggctgcagtccatggggtctcaaagagtcggacacgactgagtgacttcactttcatgcataggagaaggaaatggcaacccactacagtgttcttgcctggagaatcccagggacgggggagcctggtgggctgccatgtatggggttgcacagagtcagacatgactgaaggatttagcagtagcagcagtgtaaACAATATAATCCTTCAGGAATATGTAGACTAACCCTCAACTCCTGCTTAGGAGATCAAGAGTTGGTGCTTCATTTTTCAGGTAAATAGTCTAAAACCAAGTCCACTAAGAGCTGATAAAACAAAGGATACTGAGATCTGAAATTTTCTTCCCTACACTATTATGATCCCATTCAAGAATACAAAATCTATACTCAGAAGCATTACTCAtctaaaacaacagcaacttaCTGTAGTTGAGGCACAATTCCAGAACATTCTGAAATAGGGGCCATTGGTGTCATAGGAGTTATGGACGCCAGAGGCATGGAGTGTGGTTTCTCAGGAGAGGGCTGGGCTGAGTTACCATCAGCAGGGTGCAGATGTGAATGGGAACCTGACCCACTGCTGCTGTTTAAGGCCAGGCCAGCGTCCAGTTGGCTGGGTAAGGGCAACCTAATTTGCCGACTttgagttttacagttttcttcaaCTTCATGCTTGCTCCTAATGACAGTctggtctttattttcttgggagaGCTCATCTGGTAAGAAGCTAAGATCCACAGCTGAGAAACTGCCAGATGCTTCTGTGACTTCTTCAAGCTGGGGATTAAATGCAGTCTCTGGATTGGATGACGTAAGCATGTCCACATCATAAGGCACAGCTGGGCTCAGCAGGGGTGATCTGGATGGCGTAAGGGCATCCTAGGCCGTTcccaaaacagacaaaacacaaCAGACAGAACATCATGTCACACCCAAAGGATGCCAACCTTGGCTGACAGGCAGTGTGTTCAGGAGGAGGCCGTTCAGATAGCTTATATTCACACCCTGCTCTTTCCAGAAAGGCTCCTTAAAGTTCTACTCTAGGGTTACAACACACTtcatgaaaacaggaaaatgtatcttaaaatacagaaaaagcatgtttcataaaatgtttttctttggttAGATTTGTAGTAAGTTGCTACTCTAAACCCACTTCTGTAATTCAGGTAAGTTGGCAATCACGCTATAAATCTGTACTTTGAAAAGTACAGATTTTTCTGTACTCCCTAAGTTGATTATAAACTTTAGTTGACTTAAAggtttttggtggttttttttttgagttttaaaatcatatttttaaaaaaagagtagtaAGTGAAGGAAGCTGAGGATACAGCCTTGAGTGCTAATCAAGCCTCCACAAAGGACTCATCTTTATTCCTTCTAGtcaaaggagagataagaaatcattCCATTTATGTGCATAGGGGGAAAGTTATTGAAATTTAAATGGAAAGACTAGTTCAAATCAATGTATTGTATTTCCAGCACAGGGACGGCTAATCAACTTCCATTATCATCAACCGAGGGAATGAGGTGTGCAACTGAGGGAAACAGCTAATATAAAACTCATGGCCTTTGTTATGGAAAAAAATTGTTGGTACATATTACCACCCACATCACCCAAGTTGCATGCCTGGATTCTATATTTGACCACTAGTTGGCAGGATAACCTCACCCATCAGAAGATCTTGCTTCTAATAATTGAACAGTCACGAATGCCTTGTGCTATGTCTTCTCCATGACAAACTTATCTCAGCTAATACGTCTGGCTaaaagtgtgtgctcagtcgtgtctgactctttgcaaccctatggactgtagcccgccaggctcttctgtccatagaattttccaggcaagagtactggagtgggttgccatttcctactccaggggatcttcctgacccggagatGGAActcatattctttaccactgtgccacatgggaagtatatatatatatatatatatatatatatatatatatatatatatctgtgtgtgctgtgtactaagtcactttagtcgtgtccggctctgtgagaaccaccagactcctctgtccatgggattctccaggcaaggatactggagtggattgacatgccctcctccaggggatcttctcaacccagtgatggaacctggggctcctgcattacagtcagattctttaccatctgagccaccagggaagcccgtaataAGTCTGGCTAGATCCTATTGGGACGAGGTGGCCGAGTGGTTAAGGCGATGGACTGCTAATCCATTGTGCTCTGCACACGTGGGTTCGAATCCCATCCTCGTCGGCCTGTGGCTTCTGTGGCCCGCTTTGcattttatggggcttccctgatagctcagttgtaaagaatcctcctgcaaagcaggaaaccctggttcaattctggGTGAAGATCcgccggagaagggataggctacccactccagtattcttgggcttcccttgtggttcagctggtaaagaatctgcctgcaatgtgggagacctgggttcgatccctgggctgggaagatcctcaggagaagggaaaggctacccactccagtatcctggcctggagaattccatggcctgtataggccatggggtcgcaaagagtcagcaggactgagcgactttcacttttactctttCACTTTCGGATCCAACTGATGGTGCTGTTACCACGAGTCCAGCAGATGGCAGCGGTGACTAAATGTTAGACAAAAACACTTAGAAGAACGCAGTTATTCTCTTAAAATAAGATTTGACCTTATTTCATTTTGCATTATATTTTGCCCCTATCTccctccacccctaccccacaGGTGGGCCCTAGGGAAAGTGAGGTGGGGACAGCGGCCCAGACCCCTCTCCACTGTTTCCATGGCCTCTTCTGTTCTAGCCGGAAAAGATTCCATCAGCCAATTTACACTAAAGAACTAAAGTCTGCAACATCGGTGACTCCCCTCCTTTTTCCAATTATGGCATTTTAGCAGAAGGCAAAACTCCCACCCAAAGAACTGAACTTCAGCAAGGAATTTGAGGCAATGGCAACAAGATAAAAAGAGGGATGTTTTATGTCAGTGGAACCCTGAAAGCCTCCTGTCTGAGTTTATTTATAGGAACACACCTTAGAGAACAAGCTTACAGAGTATTCCCTAAGTATACAGAATATAGCCTTATACTTGAAGAAACTTTTTTGTTAAACTGTCTTTACAGAGCCATTAACTCATCTTTCACAGAATCTTCCCAGCTTGGGCTCTCCTTTGCAATGTTAAATACTGTGGGACTTCACTATTTCTACTTCACTGCTAATCACTGGTCTATTTAAGCAccccccaaccaccaccaccccctctgTAAGttgctctcttgctttttcacttgTTCTTGACTCCGCCACATGCATGATCTTAATTTCCTTAGCACTGATGGAAACCCAGGCCCCTAAAatggaaactcagagtcttaaccactggaccaacagggaagtcccttttttttctttttgaggactctttcctctgttttctaCAGTTCttagattaaaaagcaaaacctcAAAATGTAAGAATCAACAAACTGAAAGAAGCCTCAGGTGTCTCCAATTTGTATTCACACTGGACCAGCAACCTTTAGTAAGTTAATTCATCTTTCGAACCTTCTAGTTTTTCAACTGAAAGATGGGGATAATGAAGCCCACCTCCTACAGTCGCTAGAAGTTTTACTAGAGATAAAAGGAAGGCAGACTCCTGGGTACGCAGGACGTGGGCCCTGACTCTGGGACAGTGGCGGCGGCTTCCAGGCTCACCTGGGAGGAGCACTGGTCCAAGTAGAGCTCCAGGTATGTCTCCTCCATGGGTGGAGGGCTCACTGTTGGGAGTTGAGAGGTTGGGAATGGGGGGAAGAGCCAGAGCGAATGGAGCTGTGGCTGAGTTGGCCAGGCGTGTGGGGCGCAGAAGCCATTTATTGGCCCGCGGCTGCTCGTGGCAAGGCGGGGCCTGGGCcagggctgggagcaggggaCCAGGGGCCGGGCAGGGGGCCTAGCCTGGTCCCCCACGTCTACGCTCCCACAGATGGCTGGAGGGAACAGATGATGAACCAGGGAGGGGGTTGCAGAACTCCGCACCCAGCCCATGAGTCCCTTACCTTGCTGGGGAAAGAGGGCTGGGGCAGGAAGACTGTTCTCGCCTGAGTGCAATCACTGCACTCGGCCCACAGCTGAGAGGCAACGCGGCCTGCCAATCTGGAGAGTTCCTTCCACCTGCAAATGCTGCCTTTGCCTTTTGCAGGAGAAAAGGTctcagtgttgttgttcagtcactaagccatgtccgaccctttgggagcccatggactacagcacgccaggcttctctgtccttcgcaatctcccagagtttactcaaacgcatgtccattgagtcggtgatgccatccaaccatctcatcctctgtctcccccactTCTTTTCcaaccctcaatctttcctagcatcagggtcttttccaatgagtcagttctttgcatcaggtggccaaagtattggagcttcagcatcagtctttccatggaatattcagagttgatttcctttaggattaactggttggatc includes these proteins:
- the TBPL2 gene encoding TATA box-binding protein-like 2, with translation MGWVRSSATPSLVHHLFPPAICGSVDVGDQARPPARPLVPCSQPWPRPRLATSSRGPINGFCAPHAWPTQPQLHSLWLFPPFPTSQLPTVSPPPMEETYLELYLDQCSSQDALTPSRSPLLSPAVPYDVDMLTSSNPETAFNPQLEEVTEASGSFSAVDLSFLPDELSQENKDQTVIRSKHEVEENCKTQSRQIRLPLPSQLDAGLALNSSSGSGSHSHLHPADGNSAQPSPEKPHSMPLASITPMTPMAPISECSGIVPQLQNIVSTVNLACKLDLKKIALHAKNAEYNPKRFAAVIMRIREPRTTALIFSSGKMVCTGAKSEEQSRLAARKYARVVQKLGFPARFLDFTIQNMVASCDVRFPISLEGLVLTHQQFSSYEPELFPGLIYRMVKPRIVLLIFVSGKVVLTGAKKRSDIYEAFENIYPILKGFKKA